A genomic stretch from Neodiprion fabricii isolate iyNeoFabr1 chromosome 3, iyNeoFabr1.1, whole genome shotgun sequence includes:
- the LOC124179048 gene encoding potassium channel subfamily K member 13-like, which produces MCMCGGLAEDNARFVLLAGVLAAYMLAGAALFQRLEADLEVRQAAEFWRVYHNFRKQHLQPGSEAVHRLHELLSAYGNASSAGIINKRRRWDFPGSFHFVGTIVSTIGYGSTAPQTTAGRVAVVLYGFLGCSGGILFFNLFLERIITFLAWVLRSIHLRRLKKRLRKTTLASRRISRGSTRARASLPDILDDDDDDVGLEHWKPSVYWVMLYLSLASCGIACCAAAVYAPLEGWSYFEALYFCFVSFATIGFGDFVTTQQPNYPLVHWYRLANFFFLVTGCCCIYSLLNVTSIVIKQGLNWVIERLRCDGGGMAAPRLPRRRSSVSAVYCARRRPTKIGARDSMHSSVGEPDSSETPRRLSGELISMKDFFSANKVSLAVMQKTLYETAQMQRGGGTPSNSTTPHHQPAFKPGAVGPLAIASEKF; this is translated from the exons ATGTGCATGTGCGGAGGCCTCGCGGAGGACAACGCAAGGTTCGTCCTGCTAGCCGGCGTCCTGGCCGCCTACATGCTCGCCGGTGCCGCTCTTTTTCAACGGCTGGAAGCTGACCTCGAAGTTCGACAG GCTGCTGAATTTTGGCGCGTCTATCACAACTTTCGAAAACAACACCTTCAGCCAGGGTCTGAAGCCGTTCACCGGTTACACGAACTTCTATCCGCCTACGGAAACGCTTCGTCAGCCGGCATTATCAACAAACGGCGACGCTGGGACTTTCCGGGAAGTTTTCACTTCGTTGGAACCATCGTCTCGACGATCG GATACGGCAGCACCGCCCCTCAGACGACCGCTGGACGCGTCGCCGTTGTTCTCTACGGATTCTTGGGCTGTTCCG GTGGTATCCTGTTCTTCAACCTCTTCCTGGAGAGGATAATCACCTTCCTGGCCTGGGTGCTGCGCAGCATCCACTTGCGACGGCTGAAGAAACGTCTGCGAAAAACTACGCTCGCCTCGAGACGAATTTCGCGAGGCTCGACCCGGGCGAGAGCTTCGCTTCCCGACATCctggacgacgacgacgacgacgtggGTCTGGAGCACTGGAAGCCGAGCGTCTACTGGGTGATGCTGTACTTGTCGCTGGCCTCGTGCGGGATTGCTTGTTGCGCAGCGGCGGTGTACGCGCCTCTGGAAGGCTGGAGTTACTTCGAGGCTTTGTACTTCTGCTTCGTGAGCTTCGCGACCATCGGCTTCGGCGATTTCGTGACGACCCAGCAGCCGAACTATCCATTGGTGCACTGGTACCGGCTGGCGAACTTCTTCTTCCTGGTGACAGGGTGCTGCTGCATTTACTCGCTGCTCAACGTCACCTCGATCGTGATAAAACAGGGGCTTAACTGGGTGATAGAGAGGCTGCGATGCGACGGGGGCGGAATGGCCGCACCCCGTCTTCCCAGGAGGCGATCTTCCGTCTCTGCCGTCTACTGcgcccgacgaaggccgacgAAAATCGGCGCCAGGGACTCGATGCACAGCTCGGTCGGGGAACCTGACTCTTCGGAGACCCCCAGACGGTTGTCCGGCGAGCTGATTTCCATGAAGGATTTTTTCTCAGCGAACAAAGTGTCCCTCGCCGTGATGCAGAAAACGCTTTACGAAACCGCCCAGATGCAGAGGGGCGGTGGAACTCCCTCGAATTCGACGACCCCTCATCACCAGCCGGCCTTCAAACCCGGCGCCGTCGGCCCTCTCGCTATTGCGAGCGAAAAGTTTTGA